Proteins found in one Thermoanaerobaculia bacterium genomic segment:
- a CDS encoding rhodanese-like domain-containing protein, which translates to MRKELGFLRETALIVALAFLCSVVSNGFARRERRLAWLGKPPSAVPVTAPPSLQPIPAAPAEKAPPPPAPSPAHASPAPPSRPASAAPAPKGEIAEFAPHPDRPFVEVTAEQAKALFDRGALFLDARRTAAYREGHIRGARSISVWESDADDKVKALLDEGRDTKAPIVAYCSGGDCEDSHQLAQKLWGVTFDNVYVYRDGFPDWQKRGWPISGGEEK; encoded by the coding sequence GTGAGGAAAGAGCTCGGCTTCCTTCGCGAGACGGCGCTGATCGTGGCGCTCGCCTTTCTCTGCTCGGTCGTTTCGAACGGATTCGCGCGCCGCGAGCGCCGGCTGGCGTGGCTCGGGAAGCCTCCCTCCGCCGTCCCGGTCACGGCGCCTCCGTCGCTGCAGCCCATCCCCGCCGCGCCGGCGGAGAAGGCTCCGCCGCCGCCCGCGCCCTCCCCGGCGCACGCCTCTCCCGCGCCTCCCTCCCGGCCCGCCTCGGCCGCTCCCGCGCCGAAGGGGGAGATCGCGGAGTTCGCCCCGCATCCCGACCGGCCCTTCGTCGAAGTCACCGCGGAACAGGCGAAAGCCCTCTTCGACCGGGGCGCGCTCTTCCTCGACGCGCGGCGGACCGCCGCCTACCGGGAAGGGCACATCCGCGGCGCGCGCTCGATCTCGGTCTGGGAGTCGGACGCCGACGACAAGGTGAAGGCGCTCCTCGACGAGGGCCGCGACACGAAGGCGCCGATCGTGGCGTACTGCAGCGGCGGCGACTGCGAAGATTCCCACCAGCTCGCGCAGAAACTCTGGGGCGTGACCTTCGACAACGTGTACGTCTACCGCGACGGTTTCCCCGACTGGCAGAAGCGCGGCTGGCCGATCTCCGGCGGGGAGGAGAAGTGA
- a CDS encoding MauE/DoxX family redox-associated membrane protein, which yields MTRRPPFRRLAVLAGRILLGAVFIVAAGPKIADPPGFAHMIANYRLFPSPLVHPAALVLPWIEMLSGLFLVAGLFWRTAAKLVGAMLVVFILAIGTNLARDRAVQCGCFDVHAAEKTHAELLSEMRWVLARDAALLMVVVLILRERGGRRSRSAAALATLLLLAGCRNTPSAPPSSAELPAHALRGVVVSIDPARREVTVRHGEIPGYMPAMTMPYAADPSVRLDLLEPGDEITARILGPAAAPKLDEISVVARKGSPGEAATIDPSKIVPAGARFPDFRLVDQDGRALTLGRFRGAPVVVSFVYTRCPLPWACPATIGKLARVGALSPAPRFLLVTVDPANDTPEVLRDYSRQVDMRSGRWTFATGDPAEIAAVAQHAGALFERDGTSITHSLLVLTIGPDGAVLGRHEGRDWKPEDVIGDLAKLRK from the coding sequence GTGACGCGCCGGCCGCCCTTCCGGCGTCTCGCCGTCCTCGCCGGCCGGATCCTCCTCGGAGCCGTCTTCATCGTCGCCGCCGGCCCCAAGATCGCCGATCCGCCGGGCTTTGCCCACATGATCGCGAACTACCGGCTCTTCCCGTCCCCGCTCGTCCACCCGGCCGCCCTCGTCCTCCCCTGGATCGAGATGCTGTCCGGACTCTTCCTCGTCGCGGGCCTCTTCTGGAGGACGGCGGCGAAGCTCGTCGGCGCGATGCTCGTCGTGTTCATTCTCGCGATCGGAACGAACCTCGCCCGCGACCGCGCCGTCCAGTGCGGCTGCTTCGACGTTCATGCGGCGGAGAAGACCCACGCGGAGCTCCTCTCCGAAATGCGATGGGTTCTCGCGCGCGACGCGGCGCTCCTGATGGTCGTCGTCCTCATTCTGCGGGAACGCGGCGGGCGCCGGTCCCGAAGCGCCGCCGCCCTCGCCACCCTTCTCCTCCTGGCCGGCTGCCGGAACACGCCGAGCGCGCCGCCGTCTTCGGCGGAGCTCCCGGCTCACGCGTTGCGGGGAGTCGTCGTCTCGATCGACCCGGCTCGCCGGGAAGTGACCGTCCGCCACGGGGAGATTCCGGGGTACATGCCGGCGATGACGATGCCCTATGCGGCGGATCCCTCCGTCCGGCTCGATCTCCTCGAGCCCGGAGACGAGATCACCGCCCGGATCCTGGGCCCGGCGGCCGCGCCGAAGCTCGACGAGATCTCCGTCGTCGCCCGGAAGGGATCGCCGGGCGAGGCGGCGACGATCGACCCTTCGAAGATCGTACCGGCCGGTGCCCGGTTCCCCGATTTCCGGCTCGTCGACCAGGACGGGAGGGCCCTCACCCTCGGGCGCTTCCGCGGTGCGCCCGTCGTCGTTTCGTTCGTCTACACCCGCTGTCCGCTTCCGTGGGCGTGTCCGGCGACGATCGGGAAGCTCGCGCGCGTCGGCGCGCTCTCCCCCGCGCCGCGCTTCCTGCTCGTGACCGTCGATCCGGCCAACGACACGCCCGAGGTCCTCCGCGACTACTCCCGCCAGGTCGACATGAGGAGCGGCCGCTGGACCTTCGCGACCGGGGACCCGGCGGAGATCGCGGCCGTCGCGCAGCACGCCGGCGCGCTCTTCGAGCGCGACGGAACCTCCATCACCCACTCTCTCCTCGTCCTGACGATCGGCCCGGACGGCGCCGTCCTCGGGCGGCACGAAGGGCGGGACTGGAAACCTGAAGACGTGATCGGAGACCTCGCGAAGCTGAGAAAATGA
- a CDS encoding cytochrome c, with the protein MPVRPAPALFFAIAAAGALAFAADKGGSPSPLFLQKCIKCHGEDGRAQTEKGKKLKAQDFTDPDFQQHKSDEQLAEAITNGTEKDMPAFGKVLSPEEIESLVRVVRSFRR; encoded by the coding sequence ATGCCCGTTCGCCCCGCCCCCGCCCTGTTTTTCGCAATCGCCGCCGCCGGCGCGCTCGCCTTCGCCGCCGACAAGGGCGGATCGCCGTCGCCGCTCTTTCTCCAGAAGTGCATCAAGTGCCACGGCGAGGACGGCCGGGCGCAGACCGAGAAGGGGAAGAAGCTCAAGGCGCAGGACTTCACCGATCCCGACTTCCAGCAGCACAAGAGCGACGAGCAGCTCGCCGAGGCGATCACCAACGGCACCGAAAAGGACATGCCGGCCTTCGGGAAGGTGCTCTCCCCCGAGGAGATCGAGTCGCTCGTGCGAGTCGTCCGGAGCTTCCGGCGATAG
- the gluQRS gene encoding tRNA glutamyl-Q(34) synthetase GluQRS: MERGRFAPTPSGPLHFGSMMTALASWLFAKSAGGEWLVRIEDLDAPRAIEGCAEDQLAALAAFGLRPDGEVVRQSRREALYDALFGRLAADGRVYPCRCSRREVRTAASAPHGAEPRYPGTCRNAAVAPSEARSWRFRVDDGTVEFADAVFGAVRQDVAAEVGDFVVRREGPVAAYAYQFAVVADDGDQRITQVVRGADLLDSTARQILLGRALGFREPRWAHVPILVSAQGGEKLSKRAGSRALADAVARGDVDAIRGSLLRTLGQRPGLDEARRTFDPAAIPRRREIPLRPYFGEEAAST; this comes from the coding sequence ATAGAACGCGGCCGCTTCGCCCCGACGCCGTCCGGACCGCTCCATTTCGGGTCGATGATGACGGCGCTCGCCTCCTGGCTCTTCGCGAAGAGCGCCGGAGGCGAATGGCTCGTCCGGATCGAGGATCTCGACGCGCCGCGGGCGATCGAAGGGTGCGCCGAGGACCAGCTCGCGGCGCTCGCCGCCTTCGGCCTGCGCCCGGACGGCGAGGTCGTTCGTCAGTCGCGCCGGGAGGCTCTCTACGACGCGCTCTTCGGGCGCCTGGCCGCCGACGGCCGCGTCTATCCGTGCCGCTGCTCGCGGCGCGAGGTGCGGACGGCGGCCTCGGCGCCCCACGGCGCGGAGCCGCGATATCCCGGAACGTGCCGGAACGCGGCGGTCGCTCCCTCCGAGGCTCGGTCGTGGAGATTCCGGGTCGACGACGGAACGGTCGAGTTCGCCGACGCCGTGTTCGGGGCGGTCCGGCAGGACGTCGCGGCGGAAGTCGGCGATTTCGTCGTCCGCCGCGAAGGCCCGGTAGCCGCTTACGCGTACCAGTTCGCCGTCGTCGCCGACGATGGCGATCAGAGGATCACGCAGGTCGTCCGGGGCGCCGATCTCCTCGACTCGACCGCGCGCCAGATCCTCCTCGGACGCGCGCTCGGATTCCGGGAGCCGCGATGGGCTCACGTGCCGATCCTCGTCTCCGCCCAGGGGGGCGAGAAGCTCTCCAAGCGGGCCGGCTCGCGCGCGCTCGCCGACGCGGTCGCCCGGGGCGACGTCGATGCGATTCGCGGCTCGCTGCTGCGGACGCTCGGCCAGCGGCCCGGACTCGACGAAGCCCGCCGGACGTTCGATCCCGCCGCCATCCCCCGCCGGCGGGAGATCCCGCTTCGTCCCTATTTCGGAGAGGAAGCGGCGAGCACGTAG
- a CDS encoding Fur family transcriptional regulator — protein MPNRREAALFEAYLRRHGLKFTPERRLLFDEIFKRHEHFEADELLFRMKQRGRKISRATIYRGLELLIAAGVVGRVRVGDEGFLYERLHAGEHHDHLICLGCGRIIEFYEPKIEELQDRVCARAGFRAVTHSHHIRGFCRDCRKSRAADPELESARKTAGAARPLVETES, from the coding sequence ATGCCGAACCGGCGGGAAGCGGCCCTCTTCGAGGCGTACCTCCGGCGCCACGGGCTGAAGTTCACCCCGGAGCGGCGGCTCCTGTTCGACGAGATCTTCAAGCGCCACGAGCACTTCGAGGCCGACGAGCTCCTCTTCCGGATGAAACAGCGGGGCCGGAAGATCTCCCGGGCGACGATCTACCGGGGGCTGGAGCTGCTCATCGCCGCGGGAGTCGTGGGGCGGGTCCGGGTGGGGGACGAAGGGTTCCTGTACGAGCGGCTGCACGCGGGCGAGCACCACGACCACCTGATCTGCCTCGGATGCGGCCGGATCATCGAGTTCTACGAGCCGAAGATCGAGGAGCTCCAGGATCGCGTCTGCGCCCGGGCCGGATTTCGCGCGGTCACGCACAGTCATCACATCCGCGGCTTCTGCCGCGACTGCCGCAAGAGCAGGGCGGCGGACCCGGAACTGGAAAGCGCGCGGAAGACCGCCGGCGCGGCGCGTCCGCTCGTTGAGACTGAGTCTTAG
- a CDS encoding Fe-S-containing protein, whose translation MLESFVIVLREGIEAALVVAIVVGALRKSGREDLYGRVAQGIALAVAASIAGGIVLRGFALDADLFEGFLMLVAAIFVATMMVWIHRTSHRLREHVGTRVASALGRGGASVFWLTFLLVAREGIEGVLFLSAASLNTDTLAAVTGGAAGLAVAVAFGVAFARGSLRIDLKRFFAITNFVLGLLLVQLFVGGLHELAEGGFIRVGPTEMAVIGPVVKNNLLFVLAVLLVPFFAIATARRGALPTGEGPDARLARAKEMREKRGLRIAAALSAVILAVLSVSFVRAEAGRRLTPSTPVSAAGGELRIPLAAVSDGRLHRFVTVVSGRATRFLLIRSGTEIRSAYDACQICGTDGYNQVGSNVVCLHCDANINIPTIGRAGGCNPIPLPSRVAGDAVVIREADLAAESGQFPAVGR comes from the coding sequence ATGCTCGAAAGCTTCGTCATCGTCCTCCGGGAAGGGATCGAGGCCGCCCTCGTCGTGGCGATCGTCGTCGGCGCGCTCCGGAAGTCGGGACGCGAGGACCTGTACGGCCGGGTCGCCCAGGGGATCGCGCTCGCCGTCGCCGCGTCGATCGCCGGGGGGATCGTCCTCCGCGGCTTCGCCCTCGACGCGGACCTCTTCGAGGGATTCCTGATGCTCGTCGCGGCGATCTTCGTCGCGACGATGATGGTCTGGATCCACCGGACGTCGCATCGCCTGCGCGAGCACGTCGGCACCCGGGTGGCGTCGGCGCTCGGACGCGGGGGCGCGTCGGTCTTCTGGCTGACGTTCCTCCTCGTCGCGCGGGAAGGGATCGAGGGCGTGCTGTTCCTTTCGGCGGCGTCGCTCAACACGGACACCCTCGCGGCCGTGACCGGCGGCGCGGCCGGTCTCGCGGTCGCGGTCGCTTTCGGGGTCGCGTTCGCCCGGGGCAGTCTCCGGATCGACCTCAAGCGATTCTTCGCGATCACGAACTTCGTCCTCGGTCTCCTCCTCGTGCAGCTCTTCGTGGGAGGACTCCACGAGCTCGCCGAGGGAGGATTCATCCGCGTCGGGCCGACCGAGATGGCGGTGATCGGCCCGGTCGTCAAGAACAACCTCCTCTTCGTCCTGGCCGTCCTCCTCGTGCCGTTCTTCGCGATCGCGACGGCGCGCCGCGGGGCCCTCCCGACCGGCGAGGGTCCGGACGCGCGGCTCGCGCGCGCGAAGGAGATGCGCGAGAAGCGCGGCCTCCGGATCGCGGCGGCGCTCTCCGCGGTGATCCTCGCCGTGCTCTCCGTCAGCTTCGTGCGCGCCGAAGCGGGAAGGCGGCTGACGCCGTCCACTCCGGTCTCCGCCGCCGGCGGAGAGCTGCGGATTCCCCTGGCGGCGGTTTCCGACGGCCGCCTCCACCGCTTCGTGACGGTCGTCTCGGGGCGGGCGACGCGGTTCCTGCTGATCCGCTCCGGCACGGAGATCCGATCGGCCTACGACGCGTGCCAGATCTGCGGAACCGACGGATACAACCAGGTCGGATCCAACGTCGTCTGCCTCCACTGCGACGCGAACATCAACATCCCCACGATCGGGAGAGCGGGCGGCTGCAACCCGATTCCGCTCCCCTCCCGCGTCGCCGGCGACGCGGTCGTGATCCGCGAGGCCGACCTCGCGGCCGAGTCGGGCCAGTTTCCGGCCGTCGGGCGCTGA
- a CDS encoding FtsX-like permease family protein, whose translation MFFRILANSFRRSRRRKTVAFVALAIASAIWTLVLAIGSGMGDRTRRDLTAYGANIVVLPETAKAAPSILGAPLPAPPAPQALPEAALDAFPDLFWKNNITAISPVLEFSVDAGGKPMAAEGVDFRRERRTPKGEPLSTGVLGAHPAWKIAQGRWPRDGADEAAAGIRAAESRGWSSGAAIRVSGPGGPRTVTLTGIFRSGEREDGTLLLPLALAQQVAGTPGRIGRIDVTAMTTPESKLEAALHRDPKKLSPVEYDRWYCTPYASSIASQIGEAIPGARAAPLRRVTADEERSASIAEALLFFAAAAALLAALLAVFSTLFDSVTERAPEIGLWKALGAEPEKIAAVFLAEAAANGLLGGAAGALVGFLAAPALARAVFGFAVPRTPLLAAVAVAAAVLVSVAASLAPVRRAIRLEPIAALREG comes from the coding sequence ATGTTCTTCCGGATCCTCGCGAATTCGTTCCGCCGGAGCCGCCGCCGGAAGACGGTCGCCTTCGTCGCGCTGGCGATCGCCTCGGCGATCTGGACTCTCGTCCTCGCGATCGGCTCCGGAATGGGAGACCGCACGCGGCGGGACCTCACCGCCTACGGCGCGAACATCGTCGTGCTGCCGGAGACCGCGAAAGCCGCGCCGTCGATCCTCGGCGCGCCTCTTCCGGCTCCTCCCGCTCCCCAGGCGCTTCCCGAGGCAGCGCTCGACGCGTTCCCCGATCTCTTCTGGAAGAACAACATCACCGCGATTTCCCCGGTGCTGGAATTCTCCGTGGACGCCGGGGGAAAGCCGATGGCCGCTGAAGGAGTCGATTTCCGCCGCGAGCGGCGGACGCCGAAGGGAGAACCGCTCTCGACGGGAGTCCTCGGCGCGCATCCGGCGTGGAAAATCGCGCAGGGCCGGTGGCCGCGGGACGGCGCCGACGAAGCTGCCGCGGGCATCCGCGCGGCCGAGAGCCGCGGCTGGTCGTCCGGCGCCGCGATCCGCGTCTCCGGCCCGGGCGGCCCGCGCACGGTCACGCTGACCGGCATCTTCCGCTCGGGCGAGCGGGAGGACGGAACGCTCCTCCTGCCGCTCGCCCTCGCGCAGCAGGTCGCCGGAACGCCGGGCCGCATCGGCCGGATCGACGTGACCGCGATGACGACGCCGGAGTCGAAACTCGAGGCGGCGCTCCACCGCGACCCGAAGAAGCTCTCGCCCGTCGAGTACGACCGTTGGTACTGCACCCCCTACGCGTCGTCGATCGCCTCCCAGATCGGCGAAGCGATTCCCGGCGCCCGCGCCGCGCCGCTCCGGCGCGTGACCGCCGACGAGGAGCGGTCGGCGTCGATCGCCGAGGCGCTCCTCTTCTTCGCGGCGGCGGCGGCGCTCCTCGCCGCGCTGCTCGCGGTGTTCTCGACGCTCTTCGATTCCGTGACCGAGCGCGCTCCCGAAATCGGCCTCTGGAAGGCGCTCGGGGCCGAACCGGAAAAGATCGCGGCCGTCTTTCTCGCGGAGGCGGCGGCCAACGGCCTGCTCGGCGGAGCGGCCGGCGCGCTCGTCGGATTCCTCGCGGCTCCCGCGCTCGCCCGCGCGGTGTTCGGGTTCGCCGTTCCCCGGACCCCCCTCCTCGCGGCCGTCGCCGTCGCCGCGGCCGTGCTCGTCTCGGTCGCGGCGTCGCTCGCGCCCGTCCGGCGCGCGATCCGGCTCGAGCCGATCGCCGCGCTGCGGGAGGGATGA
- a CDS encoding ABC transporter permease gives MSFAARQLLRSFQRRLPRYFPAILAIAIAAAAIGALGSLASDVARKMTREFRLRGPNAVARSRDGRPLSGDAARRIASAADVERALPIRVSDLAAGSRRVTAIAVDFSRARPFFDAWDLDGALPSSPAEAVAGVRLYDRLGLDRSREVEVALPGGARRVRIVGRVATGEGEDEELILPWSDLPRADSGEADALLLRLAGSGARVAASAARIERDSGARVDPLLAVATSEGRVVVRLRGLLTAMGIAIAGLAALGTATTLMAAVVQRRREIALEKSLGAEGRRLFVRFLAEGAALGAIGGAIGAAAGLLIADRLERHLFGVPLTVSPAWAVIPFLISIGIAAAAGLPSVRRALSIEAITALRNE, from the coding sequence ATGAGCTTCGCGGCCCGGCAGCTCCTCCGCTCGTTCCAGCGTCGCCTTCCCCGCTATTTCCCCGCGATCCTCGCCATCGCGATCGCGGCGGCGGCGATCGGCGCGCTCGGCTCCCTCGCCTCGGACGTCGCCCGCAAGATGACGCGCGAGTTCCGCCTTCGCGGCCCGAACGCCGTGGCGCGAAGCCGTGACGGGCGCCCGCTTTCGGGGGACGCGGCGCGGCGCATCGCATCGGCCGCCGACGTGGAGCGCGCGCTCCCGATCCGCGTCTCCGATCTCGCGGCCGGCTCGCGGCGCGTGACCGCGATCGCCGTCGACTTTTCCCGGGCGCGTCCCTTCTTCGACGCCTGGGACCTGGACGGCGCGCTTCCGTCGTCGCCGGCGGAGGCGGTCGCCGGCGTGCGGCTCTACGACCGGCTCGGCCTCGACCGCTCCCGCGAAGTCGAGGTCGCGCTGCCCGGCGGCGCGCGCCGGGTCCGCATCGTGGGGCGCGTCGCGACCGGCGAAGGAGAGGACGAGGAGCTCATCCTCCCGTGGAGCGACCTGCCGCGCGCGGATTCCGGAGAGGCGGACGCGCTCCTGCTGCGCCTCGCCGGGAGCGGAGCCCGGGTCGCCGCTTCGGCGGCCCGCATCGAGCGCGATTCGGGCGCGCGGGTCGACCCGCTGCTCGCCGTCGCGACGTCGGAAGGACGGGTGGTCGTCCGGCTCCGCGGTCTCCTCACCGCCATGGGCATCGCGATCGCGGGGCTCGCGGCGCTCGGCACGGCGACGACCCTCATGGCCGCCGTCGTCCAGCGCCGCCGCGAGATCGCGCTCGAGAAGTCCCTCGGCGCCGAGGGGCGCCGCCTCTTCGTCCGCTTTCTCGCCGAGGGCGCCGCGCTCGGGGCGATCGGCGGAGCGATCGGCGCCGCCGCCGGGCTCCTGATCGCCGACCGGCTCGAACGGCACCTCTTCGGCGTCCCCCTGACCGTCTCTCCCGCGTGGGCCGTGATCCCATTCCTGATCTCGATCGGGATCGCCGCCGCGGCGGGGCTCCCGTCCGTGCGGCGCGCGCTCTCGATCGAAGCGATCACCGCCCTGAGGAACGAATAG
- a CDS encoding iron dependent repressor, metal binding and dimerization domain protein gives MSRLVSGPHGAPPTLLKRIADRGLIAFTGESVELTETGYERARNLIRRQRLAEMLFTHTLALDAKVTEREACRFEHILSLEVTDSICAFLKHPRACPHGAEIPKGECCA, from the coding sequence ATGTCCCGGCTGGTCTCCGGGCCGCACGGCGCGCCGCCGACGCTGCTCAAGCGGATCGCCGACCGCGGCCTCATCGCTTTCACGGGCGAATCCGTCGAGTTGACCGAAACCGGCTACGAGCGCGCCCGCAACCTCATCCGCCGGCAGCGGCTCGCCGAGATGCTCTTCACCCACACGCTCGCCCTCGACGCGAAGGTGACGGAACGCGAGGCGTGCCGCTTCGAGCACATCCTGTCGCTCGAAGTGACGGACTCGATCTGCGCGTTCCTGAAGCATCCGAGGGCGTGCCCGCACGGAGCGGAGATCCCGAAAGGGGAATGTTGCGCCTGA
- the tyrS gene encoding tyrosine--tRNA ligase has product MQSQRQADDYDVLVKGCSHVIDEGDLKRKLARSRAEHRPLVVKVGFDPSAPDIHLGHTVLLHKMRHFQNAGHRVIFLIGDFTGLIGDPSGKKSTRPQLTRAEIEKNATTYAEQCFKVLDKDKTEIRYNSEWFLGGGKENRPPLGADGFVRLASRITVARVLERDDFQRRWNAHQPIALHELMYPLSQGYDSVALQADVELGGTDQLFNLLLGRDLMREEGMEPQVVMTVPLLVGTDGVEKMSKSLGNAIGVNEPPGDMYGKLMSISDETMWSYYLLLTDDLPGEIEEKKRSMHPMDAKKELARRIVGRFHGGEEAGRAAEEEFVRVFSKREEPARYEEIVLPASDAADPLPKLIAEAGLAPSNAEARRLIASGAVDVDDVRASDPKRAIPRTAGSEVRLRVGKRRFAKVIFRRTE; this is encoded by the coding sequence ATGCAGTCTCAGCGCCAGGCAGACGACTACGACGTCCTCGTCAAGGGGTGCTCGCACGTCATCGACGAGGGGGACCTCAAGCGGAAGCTCGCCCGGTCACGCGCCGAACATCGGCCGCTCGTCGTCAAGGTCGGCTTCGATCCCTCGGCGCCCGACATCCATCTCGGCCATACGGTGCTCCTCCACAAGATGCGGCACTTCCAGAACGCCGGCCACCGGGTCATCTTCCTGATCGGGGACTTCACGGGCCTGATCGGCGACCCGAGCGGAAAGAAGAGCACCCGCCCGCAGCTCACGCGCGCCGAGATCGAGAAGAACGCCACGACGTACGCGGAGCAGTGCTTCAAGGTGCTGGATAAGGACAAGACCGAGATCCGCTACAACTCCGAGTGGTTCCTGGGCGGCGGAAAGGAGAACCGGCCGCCGCTCGGCGCGGACGGCTTCGTCCGTCTCGCGTCGCGGATCACCGTCGCGCGGGTGCTCGAGCGCGACGATTTCCAGAGGCGGTGGAACGCGCACCAGCCGATCGCGCTCCACGAATTGATGTACCCGCTCTCGCAGGGCTACGACTCCGTGGCGCTCCAGGCCGACGTCGAGCTCGGCGGGACCGACCAGCTCTTCAACCTGCTCCTCGGGCGGGACCTCATGCGGGAAGAGGGGATGGAGCCGCAGGTCGTCATGACCGTGCCTCTCCTCGTCGGAACCGACGGCGTCGAGAAGATGTCCAAGTCGCTCGGCAACGCGATCGGCGTGAACGAACCTCCCGGCGACATGTACGGCAAGCTCATGTCGATCTCCGACGAGACGATGTGGAGCTATTACCTGCTCCTGACCGACGACCTCCCGGGGGAAATCGAGGAGAAGAAACGGTCGATGCACCCGATGGACGCGAAGAAGGAGCTCGCGCGCCGGATCGTCGGCCGGTTCCACGGCGGCGAAGAAGCGGGACGCGCGGCGGAGGAGGAGTTCGTCCGGGTCTTCTCGAAGAGGGAAGAACCGGCGCGCTACGAGGAGATCGTCCTGCCGGCCTCGGACGCGGCGGACCCGCTGCCGAAGCTCATCGCGGAAGCCGGGCTCGCGCCGTCGAACGCGGAAGCGCGGCGGCTCATCGCGTCCGGCGCGGTCGACGTCGACGACGTCCGTGCGTCGGATCCGAAGCGGGCGATTCCGCGAACGGCGGGAAGCGAAGTGCGGCTCCGCGTCGGCAAGCGCCGGTTCGCGAAGGTCATCTTCCGCCGGACGGAATAA
- a CDS encoding PilT/PilU family type 4a pilus ATPase, whose protein sequence is MDDSDDINRLIAELNAGAPPRTADAGDEPGEIDPVDVPEIAAMPTIDTRLDGWLAQLVARKGSDLLLVADAPPAVRRDADFQFLDAEKLTGPEIERAVLPAISAAARRIYRERSNADASLRRGGQRFRLNLHRERGRAAAAIRALPAEPPSFAALGLPEEVARLARLPRGLVLVTGPTGSGKTTTLAALVAEINRSSARHVVTIEDPIEYEHAHRTSVIEQVEIGVDAPDFASALRAALRQAPDVIVIGEMRDSETMAIALAAAETGHLVLSTLHSSDTAGAVARLADSFPPERQATVRQEIAMAVAAILSQHLLPRADGKGRIVAIELLLATDGARQHIRKNALHHLHQEIAIARKFGAVSLEQSLAKLAKAGLVEPADARARAPQPDEFDSFMRG, encoded by the coding sequence ATGGACGATTCGGACGACATCAACCGGCTGATCGCCGAGCTCAACGCCGGCGCTCCTCCGCGAACGGCCGACGCCGGCGACGAACCGGGGGAAATCGACCCCGTGGACGTGCCGGAGATCGCCGCCATGCCGACGATCGACACCCGGCTCGACGGCTGGCTCGCGCAACTCGTCGCGCGCAAGGGAAGCGACCTTCTCCTCGTCGCGGACGCGCCTCCGGCCGTCCGCCGGGACGCGGACTTCCAGTTCCTCGACGCCGAGAAACTGACGGGTCCCGAGATCGAGCGCGCCGTGCTCCCCGCGATTTCGGCCGCCGCCCGCCGGATCTACCGCGAGCGATCCAACGCCGACGCGTCGCTCCGGCGCGGCGGCCAGAGGTTCCGGTTGAACCTCCACCGGGAGCGGGGGCGCGCCGCCGCGGCGATCCGGGCGCTTCCCGCCGAGCCGCCGTCGTTTGCGGCGCTCGGACTTCCGGAGGAGGTCGCGCGCCTCGCCCGGCTCCCGCGCGGGCTCGTCCTCGTGACGGGACCGACCGGATCGGGAAAGACGACGACGCTCGCCGCGCTCGTCGCCGAAATCAACCGGTCGAGCGCGCGGCACGTCGTGACGATCGAGGACCCCATCGAGTACGAGCACGCCCACCGCACGTCGGTGATCGAGCAGGTGGAGATCGGCGTCGACGCCCCGGACTTCGCCTCCGCGCTCCGCGCGGCGCTGCGGCAGGCGCCGGACGTGATCGTGATCGGGGAGATGCGCGACTCGGAGACGATGGCGATCGCGCTCGCCGCCGCGGAGACGGGGCATCTCGTGCTCTCGACCCTCCACAGCTCCGACACCGCGGGCGCGGTGGCTCGCCTCGCGGATTCCTTCCCTCCCGAGCGGCAGGCGACGGTCCGGCAGGAGATCGCCATGGCGGTCGCGGCCATCCTGTCGCAGCACCTGCTTCCGCGCGCGGACGGAAAAGGGCGGATCGTCGCGATCGAGCTCCTGCTCGCGACCGACGGCGCGCGCCAGCACATCCGGAAGAACGCGCTGCACCATCTCCACCAGGAGATCGCGATCGCCCGCAAGTTCGGCGCCGTCTCGCTCGAACAGTCGCTGGCGAAACTCGCGAAGGCGGGTCTGGTCGAGCCCGCCGACGCGCGCGCCCGCGCGCCGCAACCCGACGAGTTCGATTCGTTCATGAGGGGTTAG